Within the Bos indicus x Bos taurus breed Angus x Brahman F1 hybrid chromosome 17, Bos_hybrid_MaternalHap_v2.0, whole genome shotgun sequence genome, the region ctccaatgcatgaaagtgaaaagtgaaactgaagtcgttcagtcgtgccagactcctagtgaccccatggacggcagcctaccaggctcctccgtccatgggattttccaggcaatagtactggagtggggtgccattgccttctccaattaaaatgCACAAATGCACCCATCTCtctcttaatttttaacattaataGACAAGCTAAAAATATCTACTCGTGAGCTACATAAATGTTCATATACTTTCAACTATTTATTCCTCTGCTGGAAATTTCAATGCACAAAGATACCTAAAGGAGCATTTTAATAGCAgcaccaaaatatatatatatattcaaaaataattcaCCTCCTCATAtacaaaacattgatgaaagaaatgaagacctaaataaatcaaaatacattcctttttttaacagaaattgaTTGAGTTCATCCTACAacttatatggaaatacaaagggCCCAGAATAGCCAACaatctcagaaaagaaaaacaaaaaggacatACAGCCCTATTTTTGAAAACTTACTAcgagctatagtaatcaagatgGTTTGGTACTAATGTAAAAACTGAcctttagaaaatggaaaaaaattaagagttcAGATAAATCTTTACAGTTAtgatcaactgatttttgacaaagatgccaaGGCAATTTAATGGGAAAGGATcaacattttgattccacttgttcgacttagtatgaatagaatgcaagatttctaactttaaaaaatagatatgcaacaagcaacaaaggtttaccatacagcacagggaactagtcAGTATTGTGTAAAAACCTAcaatggaaataatttcaaaaatatatgtgcatatgtataactgaatcacacacaaaataaaagaattctactttttgaaaattagtaatgtttatctttcagccagtttttctaaatgtcctataGACATCTAATAagaatgcatgaaaaaaaaattttttttttaaatgcatgagaTAGAAAATTTTAACTGTATCTGtgtaggatataagattaatataaattattaaaaaaaaaaaaaaaaacaagaacagccTTTTCACCAAATAGCAGTGagacaaaaaaatgaatttagacCCTTATCTTACGTTTCTTTCAcatcatacaaaaattaactcaaaatagatcatagggctaatataagagctaaaactataaaatgtcgTGAACACAGGATGTAAATactctaaaattagattgtggtaaTGCTTGTACGACTCTGGAAAcctactaaaaatcactgaactatATAACTTTAAAcaagtgaattgtatggtatgtaaattatgcttcaataaagatgtttaaaatcaagtcacctctaaaaaaaaaaaaaaatcaagtcacctctaaagaaactgcctgccaatgcaggagatgtaaaagacacaggtccaatccctggttgggaagatctcctggagaaggtcatggcaacccactccagtattcttgcctgaagaatcccacggacaaaggggcctggtgggctgcagtacatagggtcacaaagagtcagacacaacggaagcaacttagcatgcacgcaatcACACACACCTCTACAAGTAGCGATGACAAAACTGTAAGGTAAGGGTGGATATGATGATTAACTATCCAAAATTACAAACACTGTACTTGTGCCACACactattttaagtgttttataagggtttccctggcagctcagtcagaaaagaaatctacctgcagtgcaggagattcaggttcaatccctgggtcggaaagatcccctggagaaggaaatgggaaaccactccactctccttgcctggaaaatcccatgggcagaggagcctggggggctacagttcacggggtcacaaacagtcgagCACAACGGAGAGAGTATTTACTCATTTAACTCTTGCTATAATATAGCTTCCCCATTGCAGAGCTGCGGAACAAGGCACAAAGGTTAAAACAACTTGCTCAAGAGCACGACAGGGGGTTaagatagcattttttttttctctttacacaaatatcattaatattactattcagttgctcggtcatgtaccattctttgataccccatggacttcagcccgcctggcttctctgtgcatggaattctccaggcaagaatactgcagtgggtagccattcccttctccatgggatcttcccaacccagggagcaaaactgagtctcctgcattataacCAGATTCTttaggtctgagccaccagggaaaccctgttcTATTATTATGCATTTGTAAAGGAGAGTAacagacattgctgctgctgctaagtcgcttcagccgtgtccgattctgtgcgaccccatagacggcagcccaacaggattcccagtccccgggattctccaggcaagaacactggagtgggttgccatttccttctccaaaacggACATTACGCGTTGCCTATCCAGAATCCATTCACACTTTGAATGTTTTACCCAGATCTTTATTTGTGTATCCATCCCTCCCCAAACAGCCCAAATACTTTAGAGGAAACTGACTGGATCCTTAGGTAAAGCAGTTGGCCATGGTTTGCTTAAGCCAATCAGCACATTCCAAAGGCCACTGGCACTGCTTCAGTAGTCCAATCAGGACTCTTGTTTGGAATGTTAGGACAGGTGCTCTCTCCCAAGTGACCTGAACAAGAATACATACGGCCCCAAGGACCACCGGCAACCATTCTACCAGCATGAGGGGAACAGCAACAGATTAAACCTGACATCACAGAAAGGGCAAGGGCAACAGAAAGAAACTGGTctttactaacgcatatatatggaatttagaaagatggtaacaataaccctgtgtatgagacagcaaaagagacactgatgtatagatcagtcttatggactctgtgggagagggagagggtgaggagatttgggagaatagcagtgaaacatgtataatgtcatgtatgaaacgagtcgccagtccaggttcgaggcacgatgctggatgcttggggctggtgcactgggatgacccagggggagggtgtggggagggaggagggttcaggttggggaacacaggtatacctgtggcggattcatttcgatatctggcaaaactaatacaatattgtaaagtttaaaaataaaataaaattaaaaaaataaaaaagaaagaaactggtcTTCAATATTACTGTTACTATATAACTTCCCCTACTTTTAGACTCCAGATAAATGAGCCTATAAATCCTTTTTATTGTACTTAAACCACTTTGAGTCTTCTATTACAACATGAAGTACAAACTAATATGGAGGAGAAGCCCATTAACCATGTTTCTATTAGAATAGATTACTCTTAACCCTTAAATTATGTCAGGTTTTAGGTATTAAGAAGGAAATAATTCTAGATATGCACATCAAAATAGAAACACAATGCATTAGAACCTTTCTAATAAAGGTTCAGATAAAAGCTtgaaaagaaactgcctgccatttCATGTGTCccacaaagtattttttaatattttaatttgatattttaaatgtttcttaatcTAGATCTCCAGTTCTTGAAAAATCAAAAGGTTCATATATCACTGGGCTCATGTTACTGCAGGACAACAACCAGCTAAAATGGAACAGTAGCTGCCCCACAAGTATACTCTTCGCACAGAGTCAATACAAATGAAGCCTCTGTAGGATCTGCCCAGCTACTGTATGTATCAAGAGTTTGCAGCATTAATATTTTGCAGAACCTGTATCAAATGCCACATAATGAGTAATAAAGAACTATATTCCACCTTCtaagctttacttttttttttttggccacactcaCCACACAGTTtccaggaccttagttccctaaccagtgattgaacccaagtcATAGCAAGAAAGtgcaagtcctaaccactgaactgcctaGGAAATCCTGAAGCTTTAACATCTAAATATAATGGTACAGTTaattgtcaagaaaaaaaaaattcatgaaaatgtGTACTTGTCAGCAGCCCATGGAAAACATCATTCTTGAATTAAATAGCATTGACTACCTATAAACACTTGGTGGAAGCCTTAAATTCAGCTGCAAGTTCCAGGAAAATGCCAAAACTTTAATTATTCTGGGTCCAAAAGTTTGACAAATTACTTTAGCATACATATGGAgacaatataaaatgtttttaaattgtgacaagaaaaatgtaaaaccacAAGTCTGAAACACTTCAATACacaggtgtgctgctgctgctgctaagtcgcttcagtcgtgtccgactctgggcaaccccatagacggcagcccaccaggctcccccgtccctgggattctccaggcaagaacactggagtgggttgccatttccttctccggtgaatgaaagtgaaaagtgaaagtgaagtcgctcagttgtgttcaactcttcgagaccccatggactgcagcccaccaggctctttcgtccgtgggatttcccaggcaagagtactggagtgggttgccattgccttctccattaaagtAACTAACATGTAATTAATTAGAAAGAATGGGTAGAGTATAacctatttttaataaaatgtctgaaaaataggaaaaagttaCAAAAGCTATATAAGCTTACTAACAAAAACTCCAGTGAAGGAATGATAAAGGAGACTCTTGCATAAGGATTCAGTGATACTGGCAACATGCTGATTCTTTAAGTTAAATGGAAGTTTAATGGGGCTGATACTGTTATAATATCTTATTACTTATACATTTTAGACATTCTTTTGTCTGTATGctatttttcacaattaaaaaatttttaatccaacatactgtgtacaaaaaaaaaaaagctaatcatCAACCTTCTACATCTACATTCTGATTGAAAAAACTGaacctgaaattttcttttttacttcttagGTCTTTTCTAAGCAGTTTTTTGAAAGCTATTTgaataagaagaagaaatgaaatgtgaACAAAGTTTCACTATTCACCTTTAGCACGACCAATGATTTTTCTGTCCTTAGCTTGGGGAAAGCTATGCCTATGCTATAAATATCTGTTCAGGAAAGCAAACAACTCTACATCAACTCAAGAAACAGGTGTATTCCTAGAAGGGTCGTCATTCTAAGAATCACCAATCTGCTTGACCTGCCAggctctcagtttcctcatctataaaataagctCCATGTGTTAAAGACTTGATGAGCAAAGGATTTAAAAACACTTGTAAAGCACCTGGCCCATTGCCTAGCTGGTGCTAAACTgcactaactttttttttaatcacacctATTATTAGTTAATACAATTTCCTTCTTCGAGTAGAATTGAGACAAAGGCTGATAACTatcaattagaaaatattaagtgCAGCAATCCTAACAACACTGAAACGGACTAGCTTACGAGATTCCTAACATTTTCAGTTTCCAAGACTTTAAAAGACTGGCCAAGACCCCTGATACCTGGGTAGGAGCATGAGAAGTCTTGtaaggaagaacagaagaaaacaacTAATCTAATCCTCTCAGCAGCTTTCTCTGCTGTACACGAGAAGAGAATGCTGGTGAAGAGGAGGTGTAATTGACCAGATTTTCCCCTCTCCTTTTACTCAGACACCTGTTGCCCCACAGACAGCTATCAAAGACTTAACCAATCACCTTAAAATCCATACCCAGGTCTAGAACTCTAGGCAGCAAATAAACTATCACTACAGAATTTGGATTTTCCTTAATGGTAAAATGCAAGTTACTCATGTTTGGTCATCCACCTCCACAGAGGACATTCAAACAGAGGAGTTGGAATCCTCCTCTGCCAGAGGAATGTGGTGTTACACACACAATTAATGATGGACTATATCACTACCACAGATTTTTCTTTAACATCCAAGAAACATGaggtttagaaaaagaaaaatcgaGAAGCAAAGTTTTCAAGTCTATCTTGAGATAAAGGAATACATCAATTTGCCATTTATCTTCCTCAGATTCACAAACTGTGAAAGTCCACATACACGCAAGATTCCCAAAATGTTTTTAACTACTGAAACTGGATAACAGACACCAGACCTTATTACACTGTTCTATTTTGTGTACATCTCAATATCTCCACAATATACCTACTTTAAAGTGTGTATGTCTTTGCATATAAACTCCCAATACAACAAACTGCTAGAGAAATACTCTATTGTTCAAAATTTTCATATTCCATAGGTAAGTGAATTTCATCTAGCTACTTTCTCATTCTAGTAATTGTACCACAGGTAACCAGTCTATTAGTAAAGGTCTAGTGAAGGAAATAATTAACTGCCCTGAATAAAACAAGCCTAACCttgaaaaaacagaagcaaaggggaaaggggcTAAACAGTTATTCAACTACTGCACATTCATACTTCTTCCCTTCTATTATCTTGTAACACAGGTGAGTAGGTGGAAGAATGGGAAATATCAAAGCCAAATTTATTGTACATTGACAGGCAACAGCTTGaaataaagaaatctaaaaagtccccattagaaatgaaaactatttcTGTGACTACAGGAAAAGGGAAGTATGGCATatccaccttttaaaaataacattcgtAGCTCATAGTATAACCAGCAACTTCCAATGTCCAAATATGCTTTGCTGATAGAACATGAAttcacaagagaaataaaaaccataCTACTTCTGCTGCAATCCTCTTTTTAAACTGCCATTCAATTTTCAAAAGATGTAACCCTAAATTTCATTCCAAAATTTGACTTTTGTTCCTTAcgtctaaaaataaaactaatcgaaattaaatataaatgctaACTTTGCAGCAAATTAATCTTTCATCAGCTCTGTGAACAAGAATTTTCTGTTCAAAATTTATGGCAAAACATAACTTACTCACAAAGGAGTAGGTAGAACTACCCTTTACATTATTTCTCAACTCCAAAAAAAGGGCACAAGAActtatttaaaatgtcaaagaGAAATGCACACTTAGATATATAtcacaatgggagaaaaaaaaattatagaataaaacTTCTCCATAGGAGTCCTCCATATAATACTTCCATGGTAACAATTATTTTCTTAGGACCAAAGGATCTGCTCACTTTCACAAAACCTGGAGGGTGTAAGTTTACATAATTCCCCTTAAGCTGAAAAATATCACAAAGTGATTAACTTAGGTCAGCAGAattttgtttctatcaccagCCGGAGTGAAGCACGTGGCTTCAGGTCTTGTTCTCCAACCCACTGAGAAGATACGCTGGTAAAATAGAGATCTACTTACCAGGTTAAAGATAGTTTCTACAATATCCCTATTGGATACTTCTCCAACTTCAACCAAGCCCGTCAGCACGGCAAATTTCATTCTGATACCCCTGATGGGGAGTCCTGGTGTCAGGGACAAGGCACCCCCTTCGGCAGGGGcttcttctcctttccctccacCTCCTCCGTCATCACCTGTTGGTGGCGGGGATGGGACATTATTGTCTTCACTGGCCATGGCGAGTTCAAGGGAAAGGACAACTCAGAGTCACGCCGGGACCCAGTCGCCGCGCTAGTAATAAGCACACGGACGCCACGCAAAACGGAAAGGGTCACTCTTCCCAGCTGTGGAGAAACCCCAAGAGCAGTTGGTGTGGAAAGTCCTTGGCGTCGCCCTGCTGATTCTGGAGAATGTTTGTCCAATCTCTCTCCCGGAGGCTGACAATAACGCCAAACCCTATTGGAAGATCAGATCAATGTTAAAGGGGCTCGGTTTTGTTGTAGGGTTTTCGGGGAGCGAGGGGAGTAGTTGCTGTCCGTCAAGTCAGTTCCTACGAGCACCCCGCTTCCAGCCACCCGCTTCCCCGCGGCTCGAGGCGCGGGGTTCCGAGCGCAGGCGGGAGCCGGAGGCCCCGTACCAggttccctcctcccccacacccGCGCAGGTTCCAGGCGCAGGGCAACCTCTCCTCACAGGTGCACGGAAGAACTGTCGCCGGGAAAAGGGGGGGGCTGGAGGAAAGCAGGGGTCCCAAAGCTACCCTCGAGGTGGGaagttccccctcacccagacACTCGGGGCTCGTCCTCGCCCCCCGCCCGGCAGCCGCGAGACGGAGGTGGCGGCGGAGATCCAGGGCAGGAAAGGGCGGGGGAAGGGGGCGGTGATGACTCTCAACGCTCGGCCCAGGGGGAGGAGTGGAGCACCTCGCGGGCACCTGAGGTTCTTCGGGGAGAGGCGGGAAGGTGTGTAGTggccaggagggagggggaggcccGGCGGCTACGGCGAGgacaggagggaggagagagaggtcagCGCACCTGGTCGCAGCCTCCAAGTTTCCCTAGTCCGCTCCCCGGGAGTCCGAGGCTGCACAGAACTCCATGGCTTCCTGGCCCGCCCCACCCCTGCGCTCAGCCTTTGCAAAAACAGCCGCTGCCGGCGCTACGGGCGCGGCTGCGGAGGCCGCCGCGGGCGGTGAGGATGCTACTGACACAGCTCGCCCCGCCACCGCTAGCGCGGCCGTCTCTGAGCCCGCTGAAGCTGCTCCCCGCCGCCATGACAGCGCCGAGGGCGGCCGGGCGCGGCGTGCGCGTGCGCGAGCGCGCGGGGCGGTGGGGCGGGCGCGACGGCGGAGGCGACCGCGCGGCGGGGTGGGGAAACGAGGGCGGCCCCCGGGggccggcggggcggggggggggggggcgggagcGGGCGCGGGCTGGCTCCAGGACCGCCTGTGCGGACTGGCGGGCGCGCCAC harbors:
- the LOC113907755 gene encoding uncharacterized protein LOC113907755, whose amino-acid sequence is MLKGLGFVVGFSGSEGSSCCPSSQFLRAPRFQPPASPRLEARGSERRREPEAPYQVPSSPTPAQVPGAGQPLLTGARKNCRREKGGAGGKQGSQSYPRGGKFPLTQTLGARPRPPPGSRETEVAAEIQGRKGRGKGAVMTLNARPRGRSGAPRGHLRFFGERREGDFCHTEAHLETKPHGETVWRIIKGLQSVAPAEFPAIKQRLSSMRMSHCGYSGQVEPSEDCRPTT